Proteins encoded together in one Antennarius striatus isolate MH-2024 chromosome 13, ASM4005453v1, whole genome shotgun sequence window:
- the rab38c gene encoding ras-related protein Rab-38, which yields MQQELLFKVLVIGDLGVGKTSIIKRYVHQIFSQYYRATIGVDFALKVLQWDTDTVVRLQLWDIAGQERYGNMTRVYYREAVGALMVFDVTRASTFDAVLKWKDDLDSKVTLNHGRPVPAVLLANKSDQLASHQPKLDSFCRENGFVGWFETSAKENTNIEEAARCLVEHILNNEESLMTERDPGALVLSGYTNTTKDRLSCSSCLRQ from the exons ATGCAGCAAGAACTTTTGTTCAAAGTCCTGGTCATCGGGGACTTGGGAGTTGGAAAAACATCCATCATCAAGCGGTACGTCCACCAGATCTTCTCCCAGTACTACAGAGCCACCATCGGGGTGGACTTCGCCCTGAAGGTGCTTCAGTGGGACACTGACACCGTGGTCCGCCTGCAGCTGTGGGACATAGCAG GACAGGAGCGATATGGGAACATGACTCGAGTTTATTACCGGGAGGCAGTGGGAGCGCTGATGGTGTTTGATGTGACTCGAGCTTCCACATTCGATGCTGTGCTGAAATGGAAGGACGACCTGGATTCCAAG GTTACTCTGAATCATGGTAGACCAGTTCCAGCTGTACTTTTGGCCAATAAGTCAGACCAGCTTGCTTCCCATCAACCTAAACTGGACTCCTTCTGCAGGGAGAATGGATTTGTTGGCTGGTTTGAGACCTCAGCAAAG GAGAACACAAACATCGAGGAGGCGGCACGCTGTTTGGTGGAGCACATCCTGAACAACGAGGAGAGTCTGATGACGGAGCGCGACCCCGGTGCCCTGGTGTTGTCCGGTTACACTAACACCACAAAGGACCGTCTCAGCTGTTCATCATGTCTGAGGCAGTGA
- the LOC137606700 gene encoding phosphatidylinositol-binding clathrin assembly protein-like isoform X1, protein MSGQSLTDRIAAAQHSMTGSAISKAVCKATTHEVSGPKKKHLDYLIHCTNELNVSIPHLADTLLERTASNSWIVVFKALITTHHLMMYGNERLMQYLASRNTLFNLNNFLDKAALQGYNMSTFIRRYSRYLNEKAMSYRLAAVDFTKMKRGADGVMRTMNTEKLIKTLPTIQNQLDALLDFQPNSNELTNGVINTAFMLLFKDSIRLFAAYNEGVINMLEKYFDMKKNQCKEALEIYKTFLNRMTKLSEFLKVAERVGIDQGDSPDLTQAPSSLLEALEQHLASLEGRKLKDLSTASRSSTLSSAESSLSNTGISLSRMDDKTEDNRLQQHKEDGHKVFDIQTPNASPSTQSVGSANSSGGATDLFSNSPIVPVSNHVPNLTSELFTLQPNFTPIQTTHTVPNNNNAWGGDLLKPAPPTQIHSPGAPLHSGKMLPNDLDSSLANLVGNLQFGGMPAKNRPELQWSQLVEKKPTGSSWQSKAMCTNTNWTHTTHPMTPAPMPVPQMNGMIYTGYAPAPVAFPMTTPQVPVYGMLPPQMSHQMGGVPMMPPQPVMYNQPVLRPANPFGPIPGTQVSHVHKNYSVLYVQHVAFFVVCTHKYDACLIQANNKDFSRTCQCPWGLSRVSWR, encoded by the exons ATGTCGGGACAGTCTTTAACGGACCGGATCGCAGCCGCTCAGCACAGCATGACCGGGTCTGCCATCAGCAAAGCAGTCTGCAAGGCCACGACGCATGAAGTCAGCGGACCCAAGAAGAAACACCTTGACT ACCTGATCCACTGCACCAATGAGCTGAACGTCAGCATCCCACATCTGGCAGACACTCTGCTGGAGCGCACAGCCAGCAACAGCTGGATAGTTGTTTTTAAAGCGCTCATCACCACACACCACCTCATGATGTACGGCAACGAG aGATTGATGCAGTACCTCGCCTCTAGAAACACGCTCTTCAACCTCAACAACTTTCTAGATAAGGCTGCCCTTCAAG GATATAACATGTCAACTTTCATCAGACGCTACAGCCGCTACCTGAATGAAAAAGCCATGTCTTACAGACTAGCTGCTGTGGACTTCACCAAGATGAAGAGAGG GGCTGATGGTGTGATGCGCACCATGAACACAGAGAAGCTGATTAAGACTCTGCCCACCATTCAGAACCAGCTAGATGCACTGCTGGACTTCCAG CCCAACTCAAACGAGCTGACAAATGGAGTGATCAACACTGCGTTCATGTTGCTGTTTAAGGACTCCATACGGCTGTTTGCTGCTTACAACGAAGGGGTCATCAACATGCTGG AGAAATACTTCGACATGAAGAAGAACCAATGCAAAGAAGCTCTGGAGATCTACAAGACATTCCTCAACAGGATGACCAAACTGTCTGAGTTTCTCAAAGTGGCAGAG CGAGTTGGGATAGATCAGGGCGACAGCCCCGATCTCACACAG gctCCCAGCTCTCTCCTGGAGGCTTTGGAGCAGCATCTAGCCTCTCTGGAGGGCAGGAAGCTGAAGGACCTTTCCACAGCCAGCAG ATCCAGCACTTTGTCCAGTGCAGAGTCCTCTTTGTCCAACACTGGGATCTCTCTCAGCCGAATGGATGACAAGACAGAAGACAACAGACTGCAGCAACACAAG GAGGATGGTCATAAAGTGTTCGACATTCAGACTCCCAATGCATCGCCCAGCACCCAGTCAGTGGGCAGCGCAAACAGCAGTGGGGGAGCCACAGACCTCTTCTCCAACTCACCCATCGTACCTGTCAGCAACCA TGTGCCAAATCTGACCAGTGAGCTGTTTACCCTGCAGCCTAACTTCACCCCCATCCAGACCACACACACTGTGCCCAACAATAACAATGCCTGGGGAG GTGACTTGTTAAAGCCAGCCCCACCAACTCAAATTCACAGCCCTGGAGCCCCATTACATTCTGGGAAAATGCTGCCAAATGACTTAGACTCGTCATTAGCCAACCTTGTTGGCA ACCTGCAGTTTGGAGGGATGCCGGCTAAAAA CAGGCCGGAGCTCCAGTGGAGTCAGCTGGTCGAGAAAAAgccaacaggaagcagctggcaGTCGAAGGCCATGTGCACCAACACCAACTGGACGCATACCACCCATCCCATGACACCTGCACCCATGCCAGTCCCTCAGAtg AATGGGATGATCTATACTGGCTAT GCTCCAGCACCAGTGGCTTTTCCTATGACAACACCCCAAGTGCCTGTATATGGAATG CTCCCTCCTCAAATGAGTCATCAGATGGGTGGCGTTCCCATGATGCCTCCCCAGCCTGTCATGTACAACCAGCCAGTCCTGAGACCCGCCAATCCCTTTGGGCCTATCCCGGGGACACAGGTATCACATGTACATAAAAACTACAGTGTACTCTATGTACAACACGTAGCTTTCTTTGTTGTTTGCACACATAAATATGATGCCTGCTTAATACAAGCCAACAATAAAGACTTTTCAAGGACTTGCCAGTGCCCCTGGGGCCTGTCCCGTGTGTCCTGGCGATGA
- the LOC137606700 gene encoding phosphatidylinositol-binding clathrin assembly protein-like isoform X4 has translation MSGQSLTDRIAAAQHSMTGSAISKAVCKATTHEVSGPKKKHLDYLIHCTNELNVSIPHLADTLLERTASNSWIVVFKALITTHHLMMYGNERLMQYLASRNTLFNLNNFLDKAALQGYNMSTFIRRYSRYLNEKAMSYRLAAVDFTKMKRGADGVMRTMNTEKLIKTLPTIQNQLDALLDFQPNSNELTNGVINTAFMLLFKDSIRLFAAYNEGVINMLEKYFDMKKNQCKEALEIYKTFLNRMTKLSEFLKVAERVGIDQGDSPDLTQAPSSLLEALEQHLASLEGRKLKDLSTASRSSTLSSAESSLSNTGISLSRMDDKTEDNRLQQHKEDGHKVFDIQTPNASPSTQSVGSANSSGGATDLFSNSPIVPVSNHVPNLTSELFTLQPNFTPIQTTHTVPNNNNAWGGDLLKPAPPTQIHSPGAPLHSGKMLPNDLDSSLANLVGNLQFGGMPAKNRPELQWSQLVEKKPTGSSWQSKAMCTNTNWTHTTHPMTPAPMPVPQMNGMIYTGYAPAPVAFPMTTPQVPVYGMLPPQMSHQMGGVPMMPPQPVMYNQPVLRPANPFGPIPGTQMHFM, from the exons ATGTCGGGACAGTCTTTAACGGACCGGATCGCAGCCGCTCAGCACAGCATGACCGGGTCTGCCATCAGCAAAGCAGTCTGCAAGGCCACGACGCATGAAGTCAGCGGACCCAAGAAGAAACACCTTGACT ACCTGATCCACTGCACCAATGAGCTGAACGTCAGCATCCCACATCTGGCAGACACTCTGCTGGAGCGCACAGCCAGCAACAGCTGGATAGTTGTTTTTAAAGCGCTCATCACCACACACCACCTCATGATGTACGGCAACGAG aGATTGATGCAGTACCTCGCCTCTAGAAACACGCTCTTCAACCTCAACAACTTTCTAGATAAGGCTGCCCTTCAAG GATATAACATGTCAACTTTCATCAGACGCTACAGCCGCTACCTGAATGAAAAAGCCATGTCTTACAGACTAGCTGCTGTGGACTTCACCAAGATGAAGAGAGG GGCTGATGGTGTGATGCGCACCATGAACACAGAGAAGCTGATTAAGACTCTGCCCACCATTCAGAACCAGCTAGATGCACTGCTGGACTTCCAG CCCAACTCAAACGAGCTGACAAATGGAGTGATCAACACTGCGTTCATGTTGCTGTTTAAGGACTCCATACGGCTGTTTGCTGCTTACAACGAAGGGGTCATCAACATGCTGG AGAAATACTTCGACATGAAGAAGAACCAATGCAAAGAAGCTCTGGAGATCTACAAGACATTCCTCAACAGGATGACCAAACTGTCTGAGTTTCTCAAAGTGGCAGAG CGAGTTGGGATAGATCAGGGCGACAGCCCCGATCTCACACAG gctCCCAGCTCTCTCCTGGAGGCTTTGGAGCAGCATCTAGCCTCTCTGGAGGGCAGGAAGCTGAAGGACCTTTCCACAGCCAGCAG ATCCAGCACTTTGTCCAGTGCAGAGTCCTCTTTGTCCAACACTGGGATCTCTCTCAGCCGAATGGATGACAAGACAGAAGACAACAGACTGCAGCAACACAAG GAGGATGGTCATAAAGTGTTCGACATTCAGACTCCCAATGCATCGCCCAGCACCCAGTCAGTGGGCAGCGCAAACAGCAGTGGGGGAGCCACAGACCTCTTCTCCAACTCACCCATCGTACCTGTCAGCAACCA TGTGCCAAATCTGACCAGTGAGCTGTTTACCCTGCAGCCTAACTTCACCCCCATCCAGACCACACACACTGTGCCCAACAATAACAATGCCTGGGGAG GTGACTTGTTAAAGCCAGCCCCACCAACTCAAATTCACAGCCCTGGAGCCCCATTACATTCTGGGAAAATGCTGCCAAATGACTTAGACTCGTCATTAGCCAACCTTGTTGGCA ACCTGCAGTTTGGAGGGATGCCGGCTAAAAA CAGGCCGGAGCTCCAGTGGAGTCAGCTGGTCGAGAAAAAgccaacaggaagcagctggcaGTCGAAGGCCATGTGCACCAACACCAACTGGACGCATACCACCCATCCCATGACACCTGCACCCATGCCAGTCCCTCAGAtg AATGGGATGATCTATACTGGCTAT GCTCCAGCACCAGTGGCTTTTCCTATGACAACACCCCAAGTGCCTGTATATGGAATG CTCCCTCCTCAAATGAGTCATCAGATGGGTGGCGTTCCCATGATGCCTCCCCAGCCTGTCATGTACAACCAGCCAGTCCTGAGACCCGCCAATCCCTTTGGGCCTATCCCGGGGACACAG ATGCACTTCAtgtag
- the LOC137606700 gene encoding phosphatidylinositol-binding clathrin assembly protein-like isoform X2, with protein MSGQSLTDRIAAAQHSMTGSAISKAVCKATTHEVSGPKKKHLDYLIHCTNELNVSIPHLADTLLERTASNSWIVVFKALITTHHLMMYGNERLMQYLASRNTLFNLNNFLDKAALQGYNMSTFIRRYSRYLNEKAMSYRLAAVDFTKMKRGADGVMRTMNTEKLIKTLPTIQNQLDALLDFQPNSNELTNGVINTAFMLLFKDSIRLFAAYNEGVINMLEKYFDMKKNQCKEALEIYKTFLNRMTKLSEFLKVAERVGIDQGDSPDLTQAPSSLLEALEQHLASLEGRKLKDLSTASRSSTLSSAESSLSNTGISLSRMDDKTEDNRLQQHKEDGHKVFDIQTPNASPSTQSVGSANSSGGATDLFSNSPIVPVSNHVPNLTSELFTLQPNFTPIQTTHTVPNNNNAWGGDLLKPAPPTQIHSPGAPLHSGKMLPNDLDSSLANLVGNLQFGGMPAKKPELQWSQLVEKKPTGSSWQSKAMCTNTNWTHTTHPMTPAPMPVPQMNGMIYTGYAPAPVAFPMTTPQVPVYGMLPPQMSHQMGGVPMMPPQPVMYNQPVLRPANPFGPIPGTQVSHVHKNYSVLYVQHVAFFVVCTHKYDACLIQANNKDFSRTCQCPWGLSRVSWR; from the exons ATGTCGGGACAGTCTTTAACGGACCGGATCGCAGCCGCTCAGCACAGCATGACCGGGTCTGCCATCAGCAAAGCAGTCTGCAAGGCCACGACGCATGAAGTCAGCGGACCCAAGAAGAAACACCTTGACT ACCTGATCCACTGCACCAATGAGCTGAACGTCAGCATCCCACATCTGGCAGACACTCTGCTGGAGCGCACAGCCAGCAACAGCTGGATAGTTGTTTTTAAAGCGCTCATCACCACACACCACCTCATGATGTACGGCAACGAG aGATTGATGCAGTACCTCGCCTCTAGAAACACGCTCTTCAACCTCAACAACTTTCTAGATAAGGCTGCCCTTCAAG GATATAACATGTCAACTTTCATCAGACGCTACAGCCGCTACCTGAATGAAAAAGCCATGTCTTACAGACTAGCTGCTGTGGACTTCACCAAGATGAAGAGAGG GGCTGATGGTGTGATGCGCACCATGAACACAGAGAAGCTGATTAAGACTCTGCCCACCATTCAGAACCAGCTAGATGCACTGCTGGACTTCCAG CCCAACTCAAACGAGCTGACAAATGGAGTGATCAACACTGCGTTCATGTTGCTGTTTAAGGACTCCATACGGCTGTTTGCTGCTTACAACGAAGGGGTCATCAACATGCTGG AGAAATACTTCGACATGAAGAAGAACCAATGCAAAGAAGCTCTGGAGATCTACAAGACATTCCTCAACAGGATGACCAAACTGTCTGAGTTTCTCAAAGTGGCAGAG CGAGTTGGGATAGATCAGGGCGACAGCCCCGATCTCACACAG gctCCCAGCTCTCTCCTGGAGGCTTTGGAGCAGCATCTAGCCTCTCTGGAGGGCAGGAAGCTGAAGGACCTTTCCACAGCCAGCAG ATCCAGCACTTTGTCCAGTGCAGAGTCCTCTTTGTCCAACACTGGGATCTCTCTCAGCCGAATGGATGACAAGACAGAAGACAACAGACTGCAGCAACACAAG GAGGATGGTCATAAAGTGTTCGACATTCAGACTCCCAATGCATCGCCCAGCACCCAGTCAGTGGGCAGCGCAAACAGCAGTGGGGGAGCCACAGACCTCTTCTCCAACTCACCCATCGTACCTGTCAGCAACCA TGTGCCAAATCTGACCAGTGAGCTGTTTACCCTGCAGCCTAACTTCACCCCCATCCAGACCACACACACTGTGCCCAACAATAACAATGCCTGGGGAG GTGACTTGTTAAAGCCAGCCCCACCAACTCAAATTCACAGCCCTGGAGCCCCATTACATTCTGGGAAAATGCTGCCAAATGACTTAGACTCGTCATTAGCCAACCTTGTTGGCA ACCTGCAGTTTGGAGGGATGCCGGCTAAAAA GCCGGAGCTCCAGTGGAGTCAGCTGGTCGAGAAAAAgccaacaggaagcagctggcaGTCGAAGGCCATGTGCACCAACACCAACTGGACGCATACCACCCATCCCATGACACCTGCACCCATGCCAGTCCCTCAGAtg AATGGGATGATCTATACTGGCTAT GCTCCAGCACCAGTGGCTTTTCCTATGACAACACCCCAAGTGCCTGTATATGGAATG CTCCCTCCTCAAATGAGTCATCAGATGGGTGGCGTTCCCATGATGCCTCCCCAGCCTGTCATGTACAACCAGCCAGTCCTGAGACCCGCCAATCCCTTTGGGCCTATCCCGGGGACACAGGTATCACATGTACATAAAAACTACAGTGTACTCTATGTACAACACGTAGCTTTCTTTGTTGTTTGCACACATAAATATGATGCCTGCTTAATACAAGCCAACAATAAAGACTTTTCAAGGACTTGCCAGTGCCCCTGGGGCCTGTCCCGTGTGTCCTGGCGATGA
- the LOC137606700 gene encoding phosphatidylinositol-binding clathrin assembly protein-like isoform X3, whose protein sequence is MSGQSLTDRIAAAQHSMTGSAISKAVCKATTHEVSGPKKKHLDYLIHCTNELNVSIPHLADTLLERTASNSWIVVFKALITTHHLMMYGNERLMQYLASRNTLFNLNNFLDKAALQGYNMSTFIRRYSRYLNEKAMSYRLAAVDFTKMKRGADGVMRTMNTEKLIKTLPTIQNQLDALLDFQPNSNELTNGVINTAFMLLFKDSIRLFAAYNEGVINMLEKYFDMKKNQCKEALEIYKTFLNRMTKLSEFLKVAEAPSSLLEALEQHLASLEGRKLKDLSTASRSSTLSSAESSLSNTGISLSRMDDKTEDNRLQQHKEDGHKVFDIQTPNASPSTQSVGSANSSGGATDLFSNSPIVPVSNHVPNLTSELFTLQPNFTPIQTTHTVPNNNNAWGGDLLKPAPPTQIHSPGAPLHSGKMLPNDLDSSLANLVGNLQFGGMPAKNRPELQWSQLVEKKPTGSSWQSKAMCTNTNWTHTTHPMTPAPMPVPQMNGMIYTGYAPAPVAFPMTTPQVPVYGMLPPQMSHQMGGVPMMPPQPVMYNQPVLRPANPFGPIPGTQVSHVHKNYSVLYVQHVAFFVVCTHKYDACLIQANNKDFSRTCQCPWGLSRVSWR, encoded by the exons ATGTCGGGACAGTCTTTAACGGACCGGATCGCAGCCGCTCAGCACAGCATGACCGGGTCTGCCATCAGCAAAGCAGTCTGCAAGGCCACGACGCATGAAGTCAGCGGACCCAAGAAGAAACACCTTGACT ACCTGATCCACTGCACCAATGAGCTGAACGTCAGCATCCCACATCTGGCAGACACTCTGCTGGAGCGCACAGCCAGCAACAGCTGGATAGTTGTTTTTAAAGCGCTCATCACCACACACCACCTCATGATGTACGGCAACGAG aGATTGATGCAGTACCTCGCCTCTAGAAACACGCTCTTCAACCTCAACAACTTTCTAGATAAGGCTGCCCTTCAAG GATATAACATGTCAACTTTCATCAGACGCTACAGCCGCTACCTGAATGAAAAAGCCATGTCTTACAGACTAGCTGCTGTGGACTTCACCAAGATGAAGAGAGG GGCTGATGGTGTGATGCGCACCATGAACACAGAGAAGCTGATTAAGACTCTGCCCACCATTCAGAACCAGCTAGATGCACTGCTGGACTTCCAG CCCAACTCAAACGAGCTGACAAATGGAGTGATCAACACTGCGTTCATGTTGCTGTTTAAGGACTCCATACGGCTGTTTGCTGCTTACAACGAAGGGGTCATCAACATGCTGG AGAAATACTTCGACATGAAGAAGAACCAATGCAAAGAAGCTCTGGAGATCTACAAGACATTCCTCAACAGGATGACCAAACTGTCTGAGTTTCTCAAAGTGGCAGAG gctCCCAGCTCTCTCCTGGAGGCTTTGGAGCAGCATCTAGCCTCTCTGGAGGGCAGGAAGCTGAAGGACCTTTCCACAGCCAGCAG ATCCAGCACTTTGTCCAGTGCAGAGTCCTCTTTGTCCAACACTGGGATCTCTCTCAGCCGAATGGATGACAAGACAGAAGACAACAGACTGCAGCAACACAAG GAGGATGGTCATAAAGTGTTCGACATTCAGACTCCCAATGCATCGCCCAGCACCCAGTCAGTGGGCAGCGCAAACAGCAGTGGGGGAGCCACAGACCTCTTCTCCAACTCACCCATCGTACCTGTCAGCAACCA TGTGCCAAATCTGACCAGTGAGCTGTTTACCCTGCAGCCTAACTTCACCCCCATCCAGACCACACACACTGTGCCCAACAATAACAATGCCTGGGGAG GTGACTTGTTAAAGCCAGCCCCACCAACTCAAATTCACAGCCCTGGAGCCCCATTACATTCTGGGAAAATGCTGCCAAATGACTTAGACTCGTCATTAGCCAACCTTGTTGGCA ACCTGCAGTTTGGAGGGATGCCGGCTAAAAA CAGGCCGGAGCTCCAGTGGAGTCAGCTGGTCGAGAAAAAgccaacaggaagcagctggcaGTCGAAGGCCATGTGCACCAACACCAACTGGACGCATACCACCCATCCCATGACACCTGCACCCATGCCAGTCCCTCAGAtg AATGGGATGATCTATACTGGCTAT GCTCCAGCACCAGTGGCTTTTCCTATGACAACACCCCAAGTGCCTGTATATGGAATG CTCCCTCCTCAAATGAGTCATCAGATGGGTGGCGTTCCCATGATGCCTCCCCAGCCTGTCATGTACAACCAGCCAGTCCTGAGACCCGCCAATCCCTTTGGGCCTATCCCGGGGACACAGGTATCACATGTACATAAAAACTACAGTGTACTCTATGTACAACACGTAGCTTTCTTTGTTGTTTGCACACATAAATATGATGCCTGCTTAATACAAGCCAACAATAAAGACTTTTCAAGGACTTGCCAGTGCCCCTGGGGCCTGTCCCGTGTGTCCTGGCGATGA